Proteins from a genomic interval of Garra rufa chromosome 4, GarRuf1.0, whole genome shotgun sequence:
- the LOC141333449 gene encoding proline and serine-rich protein 2, giving the protein MDVHMHNSRMLHYGLNDCPDDDLQFLSLEERECILFFEETIGSLEEDDERTAISASKQRLAVERPASYTTARHPSPVDHDIIDLVHPTPDLSKQKDTLPVMPVFQELIIPPETHIEVRSTRDLDVPDGLEEEFGHQPPMGSVPTPVVIASKIAEHQGTSGMSASQLLQRRRSLELPTSPSAKLGPPTHAKPTRLPDNISMFRSSRDHITHSIATEAVNVQERRAQVLSNLSGPAHPLDGGEPACVRNLPIRSISFRDPTPDKSRMEALSKLGLVQRRSQSIMHPSQRDSENAKTATMLNATNTANANTDFHIIDTTDHCQTKSSPAPTLTSAEVTHSDFNSYGGKSITVNPTASFRSEQLSSSAAKMESSEVHLNNFGGRSRVMNPSQSSHGARTKTVIPVKEENSSSHRTSNEDLLKRRVSHSETSVKQPPSPAPKPLRHQSPLSPTGSRPAQLSPELRRKSLPKASFRTQGITVQFSGRGATDEARRDALRKLGLLRNTS; this is encoded by the exons ATGGACGTTCATATGCACAACAGCCGGATGCTTCACTATGGCCTCAACGACTGTCCT gaTGATGACCTGCAGTTCCTCAGTCTGGAGGAGCGGGAGTGCATTTTGTTCTTTGAGGAGACCATCGGCTCCCTGGAGGAGGACGATGAGAGGACAGCAATATCAGCAAGCAAACAAAGGCTTGCGGTGGAGCGCCCAGCCTCATACACTACAGCTCGACACCCCAGCCCTGTAGATCATGACATCATTGACCTGGTGCACCCTACACCTGACCTCAGCAAACAGAAAGACACGCTGCCCGTCATGCCAG TTTTCCAAGAGCTGATCATACCTCCGGAGACTCATATCGAAGTGAGGTCGACACGTGACCTGGATGTCCCAGATGGGCTGGAAGAGGAATTCGGACACCAGCCGCCCATGGGTTCAGTTCCCACCCCGGTAGTGATCGCCAGCAAGATCGCCGAGCACCAGGGCACGAGCGGCATGTCTGCATCGCAGCTGCTCCAGCGCAGACGCAGTCTAGAGTTGCCGACGAGCCCCTCGGCCAAACTCGGCCCTCCGACTCACGCCAAGCCCACGCGTCTTCCAGACAACATCAGCATGTTTCGGAGCAGCCGCGATCACATCACCCACTCGATCGCCACCGAAGCCGTCAACGTGCAGGAGCGTCGGGCGCAGGTGCTCTCTAACCTCAGCGGCCCGGCGCACCCTTTGGATGGCGGAGAACCGGCCTGCGTGCGCAACCTTCCCATTCGGAGCATTTCCTTTCGAGATCCGACGCCAGACAAGTCTAGGATGGAGGCACTTTCGAAGCTCGGACTTGTTCAGAGGCGATCGCAATCCATCATGCATCCATCTCAGAGGGATTCGGAAAACGCCAAGACCGCCACCATGCTCAACGCTACCAATACAGCTAACGCTAACACCGACTTCCACATAATAGACACTACAGACCACTGCCAAACCAAATCTAGCCCCGCACCAACTTTGACGAGTGCCGAAGTCACGCACAGTGATTTTAACAGCTACGGCGGTAAGAGCATCACGGTGAACCCCACAGCGTCCTTCAGGAGTGAGCAACTCTCATCTTCTGCAGCCAAAATGGAGTCTTCCGAGGTCCATCTCAACAACTTCGGCGGCAGATCGCGAGTCATGAATCCATCGCAGTCAAGCCACGGCGCCCGAACAAAGACCGTCATCCCAGTAAAAGAGGAAAACTCAAGCTCACACAGGACTTCAAATGAAGACTTACTCAAGAGGAGAGTGTCACACTCTGAAACGTCCGTGAAGCAGCCGCCATCTCCGGCTCCAAAACCTCTGCGCCACCAAAGTCCGCTGAGTCCCACCGGGTCACGCCCTGCTCAGCTGTCCCCAGAGTTACGCCGCAAGTCTTTACCGAAGGCGTCCTTCCGCACTCAGGGAATAACGGTACAGTTTTCTGGGAGGGGAGCCACAGACGAGGCCAGACGTGATGCACTACGCAAGCTAGGACTGCTGAGGAACACGTCTTAA